The following are encoded together in the Daucus carota subsp. sativus chromosome 5, DH1 v3.0, whole genome shotgun sequence genome:
- the LOC108219697 gene encoding uncharacterized protein LOC108219697, protein MGGGMEANKNRWIEEWGSARENLEHNFRWTRRNFALVGIFGIAIPVLVYKGIVKEFHMQDEDAGRPYRKFI, encoded by the exons ATGGGTGGAGGCATGGAAGCAAACAAGAACAGATGGATCGAAGAATGGGGCTCCGCTCGTGAGAATTTGGAGCATAACTTCCGCTGGACTCGCCGTAACTTTGCTCTCGTCGGCATCTTCGGCATCGCCATTCCTGTCCTTGTCTACAAGGGCATCGTCAAAGAATTT CATATGCAGGACGAGGATGCTGGGAGGCCCTACAGGAAGTTCATCTGA
- the LOC108222293 gene encoding probable protein phosphatase 2C 43 — protein sequence MFSCVEKSENSFWGPVRNLFGRMRNKDEDSRNTSKNKNGGDDDPLMWCKDLEKHYCGDFSFATVQANQNMEDSSQVETGPNATFAGVYDGHGGSRASQYIRDHLFAHLMRYLKENGTMSEANLKNAFAATEDGFLSLVKMASREEPLVAAIGSCCLVGVIWNDKLYMANLGDSRAVKGYFGESNEIIAQQLTEDHNVSRTEVREELKSMHLDDSRIVYQRRGVWRIKGMIQVSRAIGDAYLKDPEYTLDRKCLRFHLSESILRPVLRADPSTYTIDLQPSDKFLIFASDGLWDQVTNQAAVEIVYNYPREGIARRLLESALREAARKSETTYDELKKYAKGIRRMYHDDITVIVIFVENELMEKKVDVPAMSVIGGVANIEPSMFNILQDTKPNRSEPDE from the exons ATGTTTTCTTGCGTAGAAAAGTCCGAAAATTCGTTTTGGGGTCCAGTGAGGAATCTGTTTGGCCGTATGAGGAACAAAGATGAGGATAGTAGAAACACTAGTAAGAATAAGAATGGTGGTGATGATGACCCTCTTATGTGGTGCAAAGATCTTGAAAAACACTACTGTGGCGATTTCTCGTTTGCAACGGTACAAGCGAATCAGAATATGGAGGATTCCAGTCAAGTTGAGACGGGACCGAATGCTACATTTGCTGGAGTTTATGATGGCCATGGCGGCTCTAGAGCTTCCCAGTACATCCGAGATCATTTGTTTGCACATCTAATGA GATATCTCAAGGAGAATGGGACAATGTCAGAAGCCAATCTCAAGAATGCGTTTGCTGCAACTGAAGATGGATTTCTCTCTCTTGTCAAAATGGCATCCCGAGAGGAACCACTAGTGGCAGCAATTGGATCCTGTTGTCTGGTTGGAGTCATTTGGAATGACAAATTATACATGGCTAATCTTGGTGATTCTCGAGCTGTAAAGGGTTACTTTGGTGAGTCTAATGAAATCATAGCGCAACAGCTGACGGAGGATCATAATGTTAGTAGGACAGAGGTCAGAGAAGAACTCAAGTCCATGCATCTTGATGATTCCAGGATAGTTTATCAGAGACGAGGGGTCTGGCGTATTAAAGGAATGATTCAG GTATCTAGGGCCATAGGGGATGCATACTTGAAGGACCCTGAATATACGCTTGATCGAAAATGCTTGAGGTTCCACCTTTCAGAATCTATTCTCCGGCCAGTGCTAAGAGCTGATCCATCTACCTACACGATAGATTTACAACCCAGTGACAAATTTCTCATATTTGCATCTGATGGACTTTGGGATCAAGTGACAAATCAGGCTGCTGTTGAGATTGTCTACAATTATCCCAGAGAG GGTATTGCCAGAAGACTTCTTGAATCAGCTTTACGTGAAGCAGCTAGGAAATCTGAGACGACTTATGATGAGCTAAAGAAATACGCGAAGGGAATCAGGCGGATGTATCACGATGATATCACCGTCATCGTGATTTTTGTAGAAAATGAGTTGATGGAGAAGAAGGTTGACGTGCCTGCGATGTCTGTAATAGGGGGTGTCGCCAACATTGAACCATCGATGTTCAACATTCTGCAAGACACAAAACCCAATAGAAGTGAACCTGATGAATGA
- the LOC108220695 gene encoding omega-6 fatty acid desaturase, endoplasmic reticulum isozyme 2, with protein MGAGGRMPVDSNGKKSEEEVLQRVPVSKPPFTVGDIKKAIPPHCFQRSVLRSFSYVVHDLIIASILYYLATNYIQLLPHPLSYVAWAIYGFVQGCFLTGIWVIAHECGHHAFSDYQWLDDTVGLILHSSLLVPYFSWKYSHRRHHSNTGSLERDEVFVPKHKYELKSFAKYLNNPPGRVLTLLVTLTLGWPMYLLFNVSGRHYERFACHYDPQSPIYSDRERAQILVSDAGVLAFTYGLYHLAAAKGLAWVLCVYGGPLLVVNGFLVLITFLQHTHPALPHYSSSEWDWLRGALATVDRDYGILNKILHNITDTHVAHHLFSTMPHYHAMEATEVIKPILGDYYRLDESPVLKAMWREAKECIYVEPDESGKYKGVFWYNNKL; from the coding sequence ATGGGTGCAGGTGGTCGGATGCCGGTTGACTCCAATGGTAAGAAATCAGAAGAGGAAGTTCTCCAACGAGTTCCTGTCTCAAAACCTCCATTTACTGTTGGGGACATCAAGAAGGCCATACCACCACATTGTTTCCAAAGATCCGTTCTTCGCTCTTTCTCTTATGTTGTTCATGACCTGATCATTGCTTCTATCCTTTACTATCTTGCAACAAATTACATCCAACTCTTACCTCACCCTTTATCTTATGTGGCTTGGGCAATTTATGGTTTCGTTCAAGGTTGTTTTTTGACTGGAATTTGGGTCATAGCCCATGAATGTGGCCATCATGCCTTCAGCGACTATCAATGGCTTGACGACACTGTTGGCCTTATCCTCCACTCATCTCTCCTTGTCCCTTACTTTTCCTGGAAATACAGTCATCGTCGCCATCATTCCAACACTGGTTCCCTCGAGCGTGATGAGGTATTTGTTCCTAAACACAAATACGAACTCAAATCTTTTGCCAAGTACCTTAACAACCCACCTGGCCGAGTCCTCACCCTTCTAGTAACACTTACTCTGGGGTGGCCCATGTACCTCTTGTTCAATGTTTCAGGACGACATTATGAAAGGTTTGCATGTCACTATGATCCTCAGAGTCCCATTTACTCGGATCGTGAACGTGCTCAAATCCTTGTTTCTGATGCTGGTGTTCTTGCTTTCACTTATGGTTTATACCACCTGGCTGCAGCAAAAGGTCTAGCTTGGGTGTTGTGTGTTTATGGAGGTCCTTTACTAGTCGTGAATGGATTCCTGGTGCTTATCACCTTTTTGCAGCACACTCACCCTGCATTGCCACATTACAGTTCATCCGAGTGGGACTGGTTAAGGGGTGCTCTGGCGACAGTCGATAGAGATTATGGAATCCTGAACAAGATTCTGCACAACATCACAGACACTCATGTGGCCCATCATTTGTTCTCAACAATGCCACATTATCATGCCATGGAGGCCACAGAGGTGATCAAACCTATACTGGGAGATTATTATAGGCTTGACGAGAGTCCTGTTTTAAAAGCCATGTGGCGAGAAGCAAAGGAATGTATCTACGTGGAACCAGACGAGAGTGGCAAGTACAAAGGTGTCTTTTGGTACAACAATAAGCTCTAA
- the LOC108219829 gene encoding zinc finger CCCH domain-containing protein 31-like isoform X1, which produces MDFRKRGGPDAITNGGGFKKSKLGFFGSPDLDSLSSGIGSKKKPCSKFFSMVGCPYGEGCHFLHYYPGGYNAVAQVMNLEPIPAAQTASNGSSPAVKSRLCNNYNTADGCKFGDQCHFAHGEWELGRPIPQSNEDARDIGIIPGRFGGRIEQSPAYGAMPGRFGGRIEHPVAPASGALSGRFGGRTEQPPVAPASTFGASATAKISVDGSLAGAIIGKGGMNSKQICRETGVKLAIRDHATDSNLKNIELEGTFEQISQASIRVGNLIESIGLTADSSKSSSGIHASPAPRAASNYKTKLCENLAKGSCTFGERCHFAHGEAELRK; this is translated from the exons ATGGATTTTCGCAAGAGGGGTGGACCTGATGCCATCACCAATGGCGGTGGTTTCAAGAAATCTAAGCTCGGTTTCTTTGGCTCTCCTG ACCTGGACTCCTTATCAAGTGGTATAGGAAGCAAAAAGAAGCCCTGTTCGAAATTTTTCAG CATGGTTGGTTGTCCATATGGTGAAGGTTGCCACTTCCTCCACTATTATCCAGGTGGCTACAATGCTGTTGCTCAGGTGATGAATCTTGAACCAATTCCTGCGGCACAGACAGCGTCCAATGGCTCCTCTCCAGCTGTTAAGTCGCGCTTGTGCAACAATTACAACACTGCTGATGGCTGTAAGTTTGGCGACCAGTGCCATTTCGCTCATGGTGAATGGGAGCTTGGGAGGCCCATTCCTCAGTCTAACGAAGATGCTCGTGACATTGGAATAATTCCAGGCAGATTTGGTGGCAGAATTGAGCAATCCCCTGCATATGGAGCAATGCCAGGCAGATTTGGTGGCAGAATTGAACACCCAGTTGCCCCTGCATCTGGAGCTTTATCAGGCAGATTCGGTGGCAGAACTGAACAACCCCCTGTTGCCCCTGCATCTACTTTTGGTGCCTCGGCTACTGCAAAAATCAGTGTTGATGGTTCCCTTGCTGGAGCTATAATTGGAAAAGGAGGGATGAATTCGAAACAGATATGTAGGGAAACAGGAGTTAAACTTGCTATCCGAGATCACGCAACCGACTCAAATCTTAAAAACATCGAACTTGAGGGAACATTTGAACAAATTAGTCAAGCGAGCATTCGGGTTGGAAACCTTATTGAAAGCATTGGCTTGACAGCAGActcatcaaaatcatcatcCGGAATTCATGCCTCGCCTGCACCCCGAGCCGCTAGCAACTATAAGACAAAGCTGTGTGAAAATCTTGCAAAAGGCTCCTGCACATTTGGCGAAAGGTGTCACTTTGCACATGGGGAGGCTGAGCTGAGGAAATGA
- the LOC108220600 gene encoding delta(12)-fatty-acid desaturase FAD2 — MGKGGRMPVAVEERKAEQNENAVHRVPHQKPPFTIADIKKAIPPHCFQRSLIRSSSYLVFDLIVCFLLYYAATSYIPLLPKPLSYLAWTAYVYVQGCFMFAVWVVAHECGHHGFSEYHWLNDTVGYVLHSLLLVPYFSWKISHRRHHANTNSLDRDENHVPRFKHTIRSYYHYFNNPVGRVFIIAFTLTLGWPLYLIVNIAGRSYDRVASHFDPYSPIYSERERLQILLSDIGFLAGFYLVYRVALVKGFTWVMLVYGAPLHVVNGFLVMITLLHHTHLSLPHYDSSEWDWLRGALATVDRDYGILNKVFHHISDTHVLHHLISSIPHYHAEEATEAIKPVLGDYYHYDGTPFYKAMWREAKECLYVEAEDGDKAKGVYWYKNKL, encoded by the coding sequence ATGGGGAAAGGAGGCCGGATGCCCGTGGCGGTTGAGGAGAGAAAGGCCGAACAAAATGAAAATGCGGTTCACAGAGTTCCTCATCAAAAACCACCTTTCACAATCGCAGATATTAAGAAAGCCATTCCGCCACACTGTTTTCAGAGGTCCTTGATTCGCTCTTCCTCTTACCTTGTTTTCGACTTGATCGTCTGTTTCCTTTTGTACTACGCAGCCACGAGCTATATTCCTCTGCTTCCCAAGCCTCTCAGCTACTTGGCATGGACGGCTTACGTCTATGTCCAAGGCTGTTTCATGTTCGCGGTGTGGGTGGTGGCGCATGAATGCGGCCATCATGGCTTTAGTGAGTATCACTGGCTTAATGACACTGTTGGCTATGTTCTTCATTCTCTTCTCCTCGTCCCTTACTTTTCGTGGAAAATCAGCCACCGCAGGCATCATGCCAATACCAATTCTCTCGACCGTGATGAAAATCATGTTCCTCGATTTAAGCACACCATTCGCTCTTACTATCATTACTTCAACAACCCTGTTGGTCGCGTTTTCATCATCGCGTTCACTCTCACCCTGGGATGGCCTTTGTATTTGATTGTCAACATTGCCGGACGATCCTACGATCGTGTCGCAAGTCATTTTGATCCATACAGTCCCATCTACTCAGAACGCGAACGTCTTCAGATTCTGCTTTCGGATATCGGTTTTCTTGCTGGATTCTATCTGGTATATCGCGTTGCCCTGGTCAAAGGATTTACGTGGGTGATGCTAGTGTACGGAGCTCCCTTACACGTGGTGAATGGATTCCTGGTGATGATTACTCTGTTGCATCACACTCATCTCTCGCTGCCTCACTACGATTCGTCGGAATGGGATTGGCTGAGGGGAGCTCTAGCCACAGTGGACAGAGATTACGGAATTCTAAACAAAGTGTTTCATCACATTTCAGACACGCATGTGCTCCACCATTTGATCTCCAGCATTCCGCATTACCATGCTGAGGAGGCGACCGAAGCCATCAAGCCGGTGTTGGGAGATTACTACCATTATGACGGGACTCCATTTTACAAGGCAATGTGGAGAGAAGCCAAAGAATGTTTATATGTTGAAGCTGAGGATGGAGACAAGGCTAAAGGTGTCTACTGGTACAAAAACAAGCTTTAA
- the LOC108219829 gene encoding zinc finger CCCH domain-containing protein 31-like isoform X2 yields the protein MVGCPYGEGCHFLHYYPGGYNAVAQVMNLEPIPAAQTASNGSSPAVKSRLCNNYNTADGCKFGDQCHFAHGEWELGRPIPQSNEDARDIGIIPGRFGGRIEQSPAYGAMPGRFGGRIEHPVAPASGALSGRFGGRTEQPPVAPASTFGASATAKISVDGSLAGAIIGKGGMNSKQICRETGVKLAIRDHATDSNLKNIELEGTFEQISQASIRVGNLIESIGLTADSSKSSSGIHASPAPRAASNYKTKLCENLAKGSCTFGERCHFAHGEAELRK from the coding sequence ATGGTTGGTTGTCCATATGGTGAAGGTTGCCACTTCCTCCACTATTATCCAGGTGGCTACAATGCTGTTGCTCAGGTGATGAATCTTGAACCAATTCCTGCGGCACAGACAGCGTCCAATGGCTCCTCTCCAGCTGTTAAGTCGCGCTTGTGCAACAATTACAACACTGCTGATGGCTGTAAGTTTGGCGACCAGTGCCATTTCGCTCATGGTGAATGGGAGCTTGGGAGGCCCATTCCTCAGTCTAACGAAGATGCTCGTGACATTGGAATAATTCCAGGCAGATTTGGTGGCAGAATTGAGCAATCCCCTGCATATGGAGCAATGCCAGGCAGATTTGGTGGCAGAATTGAACACCCAGTTGCCCCTGCATCTGGAGCTTTATCAGGCAGATTCGGTGGCAGAACTGAACAACCCCCTGTTGCCCCTGCATCTACTTTTGGTGCCTCGGCTACTGCAAAAATCAGTGTTGATGGTTCCCTTGCTGGAGCTATAATTGGAAAAGGAGGGATGAATTCGAAACAGATATGTAGGGAAACAGGAGTTAAACTTGCTATCCGAGATCACGCAACCGACTCAAATCTTAAAAACATCGAACTTGAGGGAACATTTGAACAAATTAGTCAAGCGAGCATTCGGGTTGGAAACCTTATTGAAAGCATTGGCTTGACAGCAGActcatcaaaatcatcatcCGGAATTCATGCCTCGCCTGCACCCCGAGCCGCTAGCAACTATAAGACAAAGCTGTGTGAAAATCTTGCAAAAGGCTCCTGCACATTTGGCGAAAGGTGTCACTTTGCACATGGGGAGGCTGAGCTGAGGAAATGA
- the LOC108219696 gene encoding phospholipase A2-alpha, whose product MAPPAASNTLFLQSFVLMIMCAFHVHTLDLGLHANVDLSLAKQCSKTCESSFCSVAPLLRYGKYCGLLYGGCPGEKPCDALDTCCMKHDACILSKQNNYLNKECNQNLLNCVGNFKKLKGRSFPGNTCNTEDVIKVITVSMDAALLAAGRLPKP is encoded by the exons ATGGCACCTCCAGCTGCATCCAACACATTATTCCTACAATCCTTTGTGCTGATGATCATGTGTGCTTTCCATGTTCACACCCTTGACCTTGGCCTTCATGCTAACGTTGATCTCTCTCTG GCCAAACAATGCAGTAAAACTTGTGAATCATCCTTCTGCTCTG TGGCCCCGTTACTCAGATATGGCAAGTATTGTGGACTTCTCTACGGGGGATGTCCGGGAGAGAAGCCATGTGACGCCCTTGACACCTGCTGTATGAAGCACGACGCCTGCATTCTGTCCAAACAGA ATAATTATCTCAACAAGGAGTGCAACCAGAACTTACTCAACTGTGTGGGGAACTTCAAGAAACTTAAAGGCAGATCATTTCCGGGAAATACCTGCAACACAGAAGATGTCATCAAAGTCATTACCGTGAGCATGGATGCTGCACTGCTTGCAGCCGGACGCCTTCCCAAACCTTAG
- the LOC108219830 gene encoding late embryogenesis abundant protein 46 → MQGGQGTLASVMEAAANVAASAKSGLDKTKAVVEEKAEKMSTRDEVEKDMATLRKEEKIDLAELRKCKAYAHNAIAASAAAPRFTDGGEFTTIGSFDQPAAANSGGQHEVVQYCRVPTHNVQDVVSLHRPVVTEQAQANTNANVGGADTNPTHTGMPAPVVEPDGVASGFKPDTNTGSGTRFSIN, encoded by the exons ATGCAGGGTGGACAGGGTACATTAGCGTCCGTTATGGAAGCGGCGGCCAACGTCGCCGCTTCTGCCAAATCTGGCCTCGATAAAACCAAGGCCGTCGTTGAAGAGAAG GCGGAGAAAATGTCAACAAGGGATGAAGTGGAAAAAGACATGGCTACCCTGAGAAAGGAGGAGAAGATCGATTTGGCTGAGCTGCGCAAGTGTAAAGCGTATGCCCACAACGCAATAGCCGCTAGTGCAGCCGCTCCGCGCTTCACCGACGGAGGAGAGTTCACTACCATCGGATCCTTCGACCAGCCTGCAGCGGCTAATTCGGGTGGTCAACACGAGGTTGTGCAATACTGTCGGGTACCTACACATAATGTCCAGGACGTTGTCAGCTTACACCGTCCGGTCGTGACAGAACAGGCTCAGGCAAATACAAATGCAAATGTAGGTGGCGCTGATACAAACCCCACCCACACCGGGATGCCTGCACCGGTAGTGGAACCTGACGGTGTTGCCAGCGGATTCAAGCCCGACACGAATACCGGATCTGGCACACGTTTTTCCATCAACTAG